A portion of the Parasedimentitalea marina genome contains these proteins:
- the dgcA gene encoding N-acetyl-D-Glu racemase DgcA produces MRITVTRDVFKLAQVFTISRGSRTEAKVLTVKVEQGGLTGWGECVPYARYDETLESVTAEIEGLPAEFTRAELQSLLPAGAARNAVDCALWDLEAKQAGKRVWELAGLAAPGPEITAYTLSLDTPEKMQAQAAENAFRPLLKIKLGTPDDMPRLEAVRAGAPEASIIIDANEGWSAEVYAELAPHLVRLGVELVEQPLPAGEDEALIGMDRPVPVCADESCHDRASLPKLKGKYDVVNIKLDKTGGLTEALKLRDEALAQGYQVMVGCMVGSSLAMAPATLVAQGVTVTDLDGPLLLAEDRAEPLIFDVSGVHPPVADLWG; encoded by the coding sequence ATGCGGATTACAGTGACGCGGGATGTGTTCAAGCTGGCGCAGGTTTTCACAATTTCACGTGGCTCGCGCACCGAGGCCAAGGTGCTGACGGTGAAGGTTGAGCAGGGTGGACTGACCGGCTGGGGCGAATGTGTGCCCTATGCGCGTTACGATGAAACGCTGGAGTCAGTGACCGCTGAAATCGAGGGCCTGCCTGCTGAATTCACCCGTGCCGAGCTGCAATCGCTGCTGCCGGCAGGTGCGGCCCGCAATGCGGTGGATTGTGCACTGTGGGATCTGGAGGCCAAGCAGGCCGGGAAACGGGTTTGGGAGCTGGCCGGGCTGGCCGCGCCGGGACCTGAGATCACCGCCTATACCCTATCGCTGGATACGCCAGAAAAAATGCAAGCGCAGGCGGCTGAGAATGCGTTCCGTCCTTTGCTGAAGATCAAGCTGGGAACGCCGGATGATATGCCGCGGCTGGAAGCGGTGCGCGCTGGTGCGCCCGAGGCGTCGATCATCATCGATGCCAATGAGGGTTGGTCGGCCGAAGTCTATGCCGAGTTGGCGCCGCATCTGGTGCGCCTGGGGGTCGAATTGGTAGAGCAACCCCTGCCTGCTGGCGAAGACGAGGCCTTGATTGGCATGGATCGCCCGGTGCCTGTTTGCGCCGACGAGAGTTGCCATGACCGTGCAAGTCTGCCCAAATTGAAGGGCAAATATGATGTGGTGAACATCAAGCTGGACAAGACTGGCGGCTTGACCGAGGCGCTGAAATTGCGCGATGAGGCACTGGCGCAGGGGTATCAGGTGATGGTCGGTTGCATGGTTGGCTCATCCCTGGCGATGGCTCCGGCGACGTTGGTGGCACAGGGTGTCACCGTAACAGATCTTGACGGACCGCTGCTGTTGGCCGAAGACCGTGCCGAGCCATTGATTTTTGATGTCTCCGGAGTACACCCGCCGGTAGCGGATCTCTGGGGCTAA
- the dgcN gene encoding N-acetyltransferase DgcN, whose product MIETPYLLFLGDAPDMLAAKVAIGIKDWRPENAVAQFRLPGCGADLGLADMTLAEAKAAGAKTLVIGVANRGGVISAAWKEVLIEALEMGYDLASGLHNLLRDEGDLVAAAQTHGGTLHDVRVPTVGYPIANGVKRTGKRCLAIGTDCSVGKMYTALSIDAEMQTRGMKSTFRATGQTGILITGHGVPLDAVIADFMAGAVEYLTPDNDDDHWDHIEGQGSLFHVSYSGVTMALVHGGQPDALILCHEPTREHMRGLPGYDLPTLERLRDTALPLAQVANPGCQVVGISVNTQHLSEDEAVTYLAEVEARMGLPAVDPFRHGAGRLVDALDAI is encoded by the coding sequence ATGATCGAGACCCCTTACTTGCTATTCCTGGGTGACGCACCCGATATGCTGGCGGCCAAAGTTGCCATTGGTATCAAAGACTGGCGTCCGGAGAATGCTGTTGCGCAGTTCCGCCTGCCGGGCTGTGGTGCTGATCTGGGCCTGGCCGATATGACGCTGGCCGAGGCAAAAGCAGCCGGTGCCAAGACGCTGGTGATTGGTGTGGCCAACCGCGGCGGAGTGATCTCAGCCGCTTGGAAAGAGGTGCTGATCGAGGCGCTGGAGATGGGCTATGATCTGGCCTCGGGCCTGCACAACCTGCTGCGCGATGAGGGTGATCTGGTTGCCGCGGCGCAGACCCACGGCGGCACATTGCACGACGTGCGCGTGCCAACCGTTGGCTACCCAATTGCCAATGGCGTTAAGCGGACTGGCAAGCGGTGTCTGGCGATTGGCACTGACTGTTCTGTCGGCAAGATGTATACCGCGCTGTCGATCGACGCCGAGATGCAGACGCGTGGCATGAAGTCGACCTTTCGGGCCACTGGCCAGACGGGCATTCTGATCACCGGCCATGGTGTGCCACTGGATGCGGTGATTGCTGACTTCATGGCTGGGGCGGTTGAATACCTGACCCCTGATAATGACGACGATCACTGGGATCACATCGAGGGGCAGGGCAGCCTGTTTCACGTGTCCTACTCTGGTGTGACCATGGCGCTGGTGCATGGTGGCCAGCCGGATGCGCTGATCCTGTGTCACGAACCAACACGTGAGCATATGCGTGGATTGCCGGGCTATGATCTGCCAACACTGGAGCGCCTGCGCGACACCGCACTGCCGCTGGCACAGGTCGCCAATCCGGGGTGTCAGGTCGTGGGTATTTCCGTCAACACCCAGCACCTGAGCGAAGACGAAGCCGTGACATATTTGGCTGAGGTCGAGGCGCGTATGGGTCTGCCTGCGGTCGATCCGTTCCGCCATGGTGCGGGCCGTCTGGTGGACGCGCTGGACGCGATCTGA
- a CDS encoding L-malyl-CoA/beta-methylmalyl-CoA lyase, with protein sequence MSFRIQPTAPARPNRCQLFGPGSNTKLFPKMAASAADVINLDLEDSVAPSDKDSARANVIEAINTIDWGNKYLSVRINGLDTPYWYRDVVEVLEQAGERLDQIMIPKVGCAADVYAVDALVTAIERAKGYSKPISFELIIESAAGIAHVEEIAASSPRLQAMSLGAADFAASMGMQTTGIGGTQENYYMLHQGQKHWSDPWHWAQTAIVAACRTHGVLPVDGPFGDFSDDEGFRAQALRSATLGMVGKWAIHPKQIALANEIFTPSDEAVTEAREILAAMEAAKANGEGATVYKGRLVDIASIKQAEVIVAQSELIANN encoded by the coding sequence ATGAGCTTTCGCATCCAGCCCACCGCCCCGGCCCGTCCCAATCGCTGCCAATTGTTCGGCCCCGGCTCAAACACCAAGCTGTTCCCCAAAATGGCCGCCTCGGCTGCGGATGTGATCAACCTCGACCTCGAAGATTCGGTTGCGCCCTCGGACAAAGACAGCGCCCGCGCCAATGTGATCGAGGCCATCAACACCATCGACTGGGGCAACAAATACCTGTCCGTGCGTATCAACGGGCTGGATACGCCCTATTGGTACCGCGACGTGGTCGAGGTGCTGGAGCAGGCCGGCGAGAGGCTGGACCAGATCATGATCCCCAAGGTGGGATGTGCCGCTGACGTCTATGCGGTGGATGCACTGGTCACCGCAATTGAGCGCGCCAAAGGCTATAGCAAACCAATCTCATTCGAGCTGATCATCGAATCGGCTGCGGGCATTGCCCATGTCGAAGAGATCGCCGCCTCGTCGCCCCGCCTGCAGGCGATGTCGCTGGGTGCGGCGGATTTTGCCGCCTCGATGGGCATGCAGACCACGGGCATCGGTGGCACGCAGGAAAACTATTACATGCTGCACCAGGGTCAAAAACACTGGTCCGACCCCTGGCATTGGGCACAGACCGCCATCGTAGCCGCCTGCCGCACCCATGGGGTGCTGCCGGTAGACGGCCCGTTTGGCGACTTCTCGGATGACGAAGGATTCCGCGCTCAGGCGTTACGTTCGGCAACCTTGGGCATGGTTGGTAAATGGGCCATTCACCCCAAACAGATCGCGCTGGCAAACGAGATCTTCACGCCGTCTGACGAGGCCGTCACCGAAGCCCGCGAAATCCTCGCCGCGATGGAGGCCGCTAAGGCCAATGGCGAAGGCGCCACGGTCTACAAGGGGCGTCTGGTCGATATCGCCAGCATCAAACAAGCCGAAGTTATCGTCGCGCAGTCAGAACTGATTGCAAACAACTAA
- a CDS encoding Lrp/AsnC family transcriptional regulator, protein MAKFDSINHRILQELSSDGRISNLELADRVGLSPSACLRRVQDLEREGIITGYRAVLDRQAMGSGFVTYIGVGLGEHTKEAQKAFERAMDAASEVVECHNITGTIEYLLRVECPDLPSYKRFHTDILGTSPYVTAITTYVVMGSPKDLRA, encoded by the coding sequence ATGGCGAAATTCGACAGTATAAACCACCGTATATTGCAAGAGCTGTCCAGCGATGGCCGTATCAGCAATCTGGAATTGGCCGACCGTGTTGGCCTGTCGCCATCGGCGTGCCTGCGTCGGGTGCAGGATCTGGAGCGGGAAGGCATCATCACCGGGTATCGCGCTGTGCTTGACCGGCAGGCGATGGGGTCCGGCTTTGTCACCTACATCGGGGTTGGCCTGGGCGAGCACACCAAAGAAGCGCAAAAAGCCTTTGAAAGGGCGATGGACGCGGCCTCCGAGGTGGTGGAGTGCCACAATATCACCGGCACTATCGAATATCTGTTGCGGGTCGAGTGTCCGGATCTGCCCAGCTATAAACGCTTTCACACCGATATTTTGGGCACCTCGCCCTATGTGACGGCGATCACCACCTACGTGGTTATGGGGTCACCCAAGGATCTGCGCGCCTGA
- a CDS encoding LysE family translocator: MTYDLLLALALFAFVSSITPGPNNLMLMASGANFGFRRTIPHMMGVALGFVFMVLLVGAGLVQVFDTYPISYVVLKIGSVVYLLWLAWKIAHSAPINSDDESSRPMTFVQAAAFQWVNPKAWAMALTAISAYTPDQTLSAILLVGLVFGAVNLPSVSSWTVLGQQMARVLTNPRRLSLFNWTMATLLVASLYPVIWPS; this comes from the coding sequence ATGACATATGATCTTCTATTAGCGCTAGCGCTGTTTGCCTTTGTCTCGTCGATCACGCCGGGACCCAACAATCTCATGCTTATGGCCTCGGGGGCCAATTTCGGCTTTCGCCGCACCATTCCCCATATGATGGGCGTGGCGCTTGGCTTCGTGTTCATGGTGCTGCTGGTTGGCGCCGGATTGGTGCAGGTGTTTGACACCTACCCCATCAGCTATGTGGTGCTAAAGATCGGATCAGTTGTCTACCTGCTATGGCTTGCATGGAAAATCGCACATTCTGCCCCGATTAATTCCGACGATGAAAGCAGCCGCCCGATGACCTTTGTGCAGGCCGCCGCCTTCCAGTGGGTAAACCCCAAGGCCTGGGCAATGGCCCTGACCGCAATCAGTGCCTACACACCGGATCAAACCCTCAGCGCCATTCTACTGGTCGGGCTGGTGTTTGGCGCCGTCAACCTGCCCTCTGTCAGCTCCTGGACCGTCCTCGGGCAGCAGATGGCAAGAGTCTTAACAAACCCACGCCGCCTGAGCCTGTTCAACTGGACCATGGCGACACTGCTGGTGGCCTCGCTCTATCCGGTAATTTGGCCCTCATAA
- a CDS encoding AraC family transcriptional regulator, translating into MPNSYEDRILRVLNYIHDNPAGDLSLDTLADVAAMSRFHWHRVYRAMTGETCAQAVRRIRLHRGSIWLVQSDRTIDQVATDCGYLNTASFARAFAEVFGARPTAFRAAGRLLPPVSDLKSGDFRMFPVTIRNEPDRRLATLHHVGPYYKIGKVFETLMAICEARSLWPNISGAVGVYCDNPEVIPEDKLNSRAGLIWQGADMPEGLEEYHLSGGKTAVMIYKGPYAGLADAYRSLFGDWLPKSGEEPADMPCYELSLNSPRDTAPEDLLTEICLPLK; encoded by the coding sequence ATGCCAAACAGTTACGAAGACCGGATTCTGCGGGTGCTAAATTACATCCACGACAATCCCGCTGGGGATCTGTCACTGGACACCCTAGCGGATGTCGCGGCGATGTCGCGGTTTCACTGGCACCGGGTGTATCGTGCCATGACCGGCGAGACCTGTGCCCAGGCGGTGCGGCGTATCCGCTTGCATCGGGGGTCAATCTGGTTGGTGCAAAGCGATCGGACTATTGACCAGGTTGCGACGGACTGCGGCTATCTTAATACAGCCAGCTTTGCCCGGGCATTTGCCGAGGTGTTCGGGGCGCGTCCAACAGCGTTTCGTGCGGCGGGTCGTTTGCTGCCTCCTGTGTCAGACCTTAAATCAGGAGATTTCAGAATGTTCCCAGTTACTATCCGCAACGAACCTGACCGCCGTTTGGCGACCCTGCATCATGTCGGGCCCTATTACAAAATTGGCAAGGTCTTTGAGACCCTAATGGCCATCTGCGAGGCACGCAGTCTGTGGCCCAACATCAGCGGCGCTGTCGGTGTCTACTGTGACAACCCCGAGGTGATCCCCGAGGATAAGTTGAACAGCCGTGCAGGCCTTATCTGGCAGGGCGCTGACATGCCCGAGGGGCTGGAGGAATATCATCTGTCCGGCGGCAAAACCGCAGTGATGATTTACAAAGGACCTTATGCTGGTTTGGCCGACGCCTACCGGAGTTTATTTGGGGATTGGCTGCCGAAATCGGGTGAGGAACCCGCTGACATGCCCTGCTACGAACTCTCGCTCAACTCCCCTCGTGACACAGCGCCCGAGGATTTGTTGACCGAGATCTGCCTGCCCCTAAAATAA
- a CDS encoding acetyl-CoA carboxylase carboxyltransferase subunit alpha, with the protein MTQYLDFEKPLAEIEGKAEELRALARANEEMDIEAEAAALDLKAGQLLEDLYKDLTPWRKCQVARHPERPHCKDYISALFTEFTPLAGDRNFADDLAVMGGLARFNDQPVMVIGHEKGSDTKSRIERNFGMARPEGYRKAIRLMQMADKFGLPVITLVDTPGAYPGKGAEERGQSEAIARSTEACLQIGVPLVSIVIGEGGSGGAVAFASANRVAMLEHSVYSVITPEGCASILWKDAEKMREAAQALRLTAKDLAELGVVDHVIEEPKGGAHRDADTAIQAVGETIQQLLNELKAMDGPALIKDRQQKYLDLGSKGLAA; encoded by the coding sequence ATGACCCAGTATCTGGATTTTGAAAAACCCCTGGCCGAAATTGAAGGCAAGGCAGAAGAATTACGCGCTTTGGCGCGGGCCAATGAAGAGATGGACATCGAGGCTGAGGCCGCTGCGCTGGACCTTAAAGCCGGACAACTGCTTGAGGATCTGTACAAAGATCTGACCCCCTGGCGCAAATGCCAGGTGGCGCGCCATCCAGAGCGGCCCCATTGCAAAGATTACATCTCGGCGCTGTTCACAGAATTCACACCATTGGCAGGCGACCGCAACTTTGCGGATGATCTAGCGGTGATGGGCGGTCTGGCCCGGTTCAACGATCAGCCCGTCATGGTGATCGGCCACGAAAAGGGCAGCGACACCAAATCCCGCATTGAGCGGAATTTTGGCATGGCCCGCCCCGAAGGCTACCGCAAGGCGATTCGGCTGATGCAGATGGCGGACAAATTTGGCCTGCCGGTGATCACGCTGGTGGACACCCCCGGCGCCTACCCCGGTAAAGGCGCCGAGGAGCGCGGCCAGTCCGAAGCGATTGCCCGCTCCACCGAGGCCTGCCTGCAAATTGGTGTGCCGCTGGTGTCGATCGTGATCGGCGAAGGCGGATCGGGCGGTGCTGTGGCTTTTGCCTCGGCCAACCGCGTGGCGATGCTGGAACATTCGGTCTATTCGGTGATCACCCCCGAGGGCTGTGCCTCTATCCTGTGGAAAGACGCCGAGAAAATGCGCGAGGCGGCGCAGGCGTTGCGTTTGACCGCCAAGGACCTGGCAGAGCTGGGTGTGGTCGATCATGTCATCGAAGAACCCAAAGGTGGTGCCCACCGGGACGCCGACACGGCAATTCAGGCCGTAGGCGAGACCATCCAACAGTTGCTGAACGAGCTAAAGGCAATGGATGGCCCGGCACTGATCAAAGATCGTCAGCAGAAATATCTAGATCTTGGCTCCAAGGGGCTGGCGGCCTGA
- a CDS encoding GntR family transcriptional regulator: MVSPRPSDVSTSAHERVYRALRTRIMHGEIGPGQALTLRGIGREFDVSMTPARESVRRLVAEGALFLSSSGRVSTPEPSNERIEELAALRALLEVELASRALPRAHMALIDRLQSINMTVAEAVSKRDAVGYIRSNLEFHRTLYLRAQAPAMLAMAETVWLQLGPTMRALYGRLRRTDPPRNHKLIIAALKAGDEPGLRLAVRSDVTHGLRMLAG, from the coding sequence ATGGTTTCTCCACGCCCTTCTGACGTATCCACATCTGCACATGAGCGGGTTTATCGTGCTTTGCGCACCCGGATCATGCACGGCGAGATCGGGCCGGGGCAGGCGCTGACCCTGCGCGGTATTGGCCGCGAGTTCGACGTGTCCATGACGCCTGCGCGCGAATCCGTCCGCCGCCTTGTGGCCGAAGGCGCCTTGTTCCTGTCCTCGTCCGGGCGGGTGTCGACACCTGAGCCCAGCAACGAGCGGATCGAAGAGCTGGCGGCCCTGCGCGCCCTGCTTGAGGTCGAGCTGGCCAGCCGGGCCCTGCCCCGGGCGCATATGGCGCTGATTGACCGGCTGCAGAGCATCAACATGACTGTGGCTGAGGCGGTGTCGAAACGCGATGCTGTTGGCTATATTCGCTCAAACCTCGAATTTCACCGCACGCTGTATCTGCGCGCTCAGGCGCCCGCGATGCTGGCGATGGCTGAAACCGTCTGGTTGCAGCTTGGCCCCACCATGCGGGCGCTCTATGGCCGCCTGCGCCGCACGGATCCGCCCCGCAATCACAAACTGATCATCGCCGCGCTAAAGGCCGGGGATGAGCCGGGCCTACGACTGGCAGTGCGATCAGACGTGACCCATGGGTTGCGAATGCTGGCGGGGTAG
- a CDS encoding M48 family metallopeptidase, producing MADHHLPGDPPVPLTLRRSPRARRISLRISALDGRVTLTLPKSLPEREALEFAAEKEGWIRSHLAKHPEALDVQLGIRLPIDGIDRRIVTATGKRVLIREDEIEVPGDRPGRVLQRFLRELARDRLAAASDHYAATLGRPYTRITLRDTRSRWGSCTSDGGLMYSWRLILAPPEVLRYVAAHEVAHLAEMNHSPAFWAQVAHLYGDYQSPRSWLKKQGNRLHRYRFDV from the coding sequence ATGGCTGACCATCATCTGCCCGGAGACCCGCCAGTCCCGCTGACTCTGCGTCGTTCCCCACGGGCGCGGCGCATCAGTTTGCGGATCTCGGCGCTGGATGGGCGGGTGACGCTGACGCTGCCGAAATCGCTGCCTGAACGGGAGGCGCTGGAATTTGCCGCTGAGAAAGAAGGCTGGATCAGAAGCCATCTGGCCAAACATCCCGAAGCATTGGACGTTCAGCTGGGGATCCGTTTGCCGATTGACGGCATTGATCGCCGCATTGTCACGGCCACCGGTAAGCGCGTCCTGATCCGCGAGGATGAAATAGAAGTACCAGGCGATCGGCCGGGGCGGGTCCTGCAACGGTTCCTGCGCGAATTGGCACGGGACCGGCTGGCCGCGGCCTCGGATCACTATGCTGCCACCTTGGGTCGGCCCTATACCCGCATCACCCTGCGCGATACCCGTTCGCGCTGGGGGTCCTGTACCTCGGATGGTGGGTTGATGTATTCATGGCGGCTGATCCTGGCCCCGCCAGAGGTGTTGCGCTACGTTGCCGCCCATGAGGTCGCGCATCTGGCGGAAATGAACCACTCACCCGCTTTTTGGGCGCAGGTTGCGCATCTATATGGCGATTATCAAAGTCCTCGGAGCTGGCTAAAGAAGCAAGGCAATCGCCTGCACCGCTATCGGTTTGACGTTTAA
- a CDS encoding TIGR02300 family protein, whose product MPKEEWGVKRICPTTGKRFYDLNKTPIISPYTGEAVEILSGKGRMIAADAEDAASMKAKEDSSSDEDTVLDDDDTSDIDLGDDVLDDDDDDEDTVPLEEIADVAANDDDS is encoded by the coding sequence ATGCCCAAGGAAGAATGGGGTGTAAAGCGCATCTGCCCAACGACCGGCAAGCGTTTTTACGACCTGAACAAAACACCAATCATCAGCCCTTACACGGGTGAAGCGGTGGAAATTCTGTCCGGCAAAGGCCGGATGATCGCAGCCGATGCAGAAGATGCGGCCTCGATGAAGGCCAAAGAAGACTCCAGCTCGGACGAAGACACAGTGCTGGACGATGACGATACAAGCGATATCGATCTGGGCGATGATGTTCTGGATGATGATGACGACGACGAGGATACTGTTCCTCTCGAAGAAATCGCTGATGTCGCTGCGAACGACGACGATTCCTAA
- a CDS encoding aspartate aminotransferase family protein, with the protein MSHVFPRHTKAQLPTAVAGDGCYLIDADGKRYFDGSGGAAVSCLGHSDADVIRAVQEQVGKLAFAHTSFLTSEPAEELADLLIANAPGDLDRVYFVSGGSEATEAAIKLARQYYLEIDQPKRRHVIARRQSYHGNTLGALAAGGNEWRRQQFAPLLIDISHIAPCYEYAERREAETPHDYGQRVANELEAEILRLGPETVMAFMAEPVVGATSGAVPPVEGYFKRVREICDQYGVLLILDEVMCGMGRTGHLFACDADDVAPDILCIAKGLGAGYQPIGAMMCSKQIYQAIEGGSGFFQHGHTYIGHPVATAAALAVVRGMLDRGLVQRSAEMGEKLQTALVARFGQHPNVGDIRGRGLFRGVELVADRETKTPFDPSLGLAKKIKKAAFEAGLICYPMSGTRDGVNGDHILLAPPFIISDEQITEVVDKLELAIGQSLPEV; encoded by the coding sequence ATGAGTCACGTGTTTCCCCGCCACACCAAGGCGCAATTACCCACTGCTGTGGCTGGCGATGGCTGCTATTTGATCGATGCAGACGGCAAACGGTATTTCGACGGGTCAGGTGGAGCGGCAGTGTCTTGTCTGGGTCATTCTGACGCGGATGTGATCCGTGCGGTGCAGGAACAGGTTGGCAAATTGGCCTTTGCCCATACAAGTTTCCTGACCTCAGAGCCGGCCGAGGAGCTGGCTGATTTGCTGATCGCCAATGCGCCCGGCGATCTGGACCGGGTTTATTTTGTGTCCGGCGGGTCCGAGGCAACCGAGGCTGCGATTAAACTGGCGCGGCAGTATTATTTGGAAATTGACCAGCCAAAGCGCCGTCATGTGATTGCCCGGCGGCAAAGCTACCATGGCAACACGCTGGGCGCACTGGCTGCGGGTGGCAACGAATGGCGTCGCCAACAGTTTGCACCACTTTTGATCGACATCTCACACATCGCTCCCTGTTATGAATACGCCGAGCGTCGTGAGGCCGAGACCCCCCATGATTACGGCCAGCGCGTCGCCAACGAGTTGGAGGCGGAAATCCTGCGCCTTGGTCCGGAAACAGTGATGGCCTTTATGGCTGAACCGGTGGTCGGAGCCACCTCGGGGGCGGTGCCGCCAGTTGAGGGGTATTTCAAGCGCGTCCGCGAAATCTGTGATCAATACGGTGTCTTGCTGATCCTGGACGAAGTGATGTGCGGTATGGGCCGCACTGGCCATTTGTTTGCCTGCGACGCGGACGATGTCGCGCCGGATATCCTGTGTATTGCCAAAGGGTTAGGGGCTGGATATCAGCCCATTGGTGCGATGATGTGTTCCAAACAAATCTATCAGGCGATCGAGGGCGGCAGCGGATTTTTCCAGCATGGTCACACCTATATAGGCCACCCGGTGGCGACGGCTGCCGCATTGGCGGTGGTGCGCGGGATGCTTGATCGCGGATTGGTACAGCGCAGCGCCGAGATGGGCGAGAAGCTGCAGACCGCACTGGTCGCGCGATTCGGCCAGCATCCCAATGTCGGCGATATCCGCGGCCGGGGCCTGTTCCGTGGGGTTGAACTGGTTGCAGATCGCGAAACCAAAACTCCGTTTGATCCAAGCCTGGGTTTGGCCAAGAAAATAAAGAAGGCCGCATTTGAGGCCGGATTGATCTGCTATCCGATGTCGGGCACCCGCGACGGCGTCAACGGCGACCACATCCTGCTGGCACCGCCGTTTATAATCAGTGATGAGCAGATCACAGAGGTGGTTGATAAGCTGGAATTGGCGATCGGGCAGAGTTTGCCCGAAGTCTAG
- a CDS encoding aspartate aminotransferase family protein: protein MDGTFNENDISHIVDADKAHVWHHLIQHKQFETKDPRIILEGKGMRVWDQNGKEYLDAVSGGVWTVNVGYGRESIAKAVYDQLMKLCYFAQTAGSIPGSLYAEKLISKMPGMSRVYYTNSGSEANEKAFKMVRQIAHKRFGGKKHKILYRDRDYHGGTLATMSAGGQDERVMQYGPLAPGFVRVPHCMEYRNHEQGLDHLSSEEYGIASANLIEEVILREGADTIGALCLEPVTAGGGVITPPPGYWDRVQEICKKYDILLHIDEVVCGVGRTGTWFGYQQYGIKPDIVTMAKGVASGYAAIALCVTTEAVFDMFKDDPSDPLGFFRDISTFGGCTAGPAAALENMRIIEDEDLLGNCNAMGDRMIGNLQGLMEKHKVIGDVRGKGLFLGAELVADRGTKDPVTEAQIAQVAAECGAQGVIIGMSNKSIPGRNNVLCFSPALIATADDIDEITESVDKALTKVFG from the coding sequence ATGGATGGCACCTTCAATGAAAACGACATTAGCCACATCGTCGATGCCGATAAGGCTCATGTTTGGCACCATCTGATCCAGCATAAGCAGTTTGAAACCAAAGATCCGCGCATCATCCTTGAGGGCAAAGGCATGCGCGTCTGGGATCAGAACGGCAAAGAATATCTGGATGCAGTGTCTGGCGGTGTCTGGACCGTCAACGTTGGCTACGGTCGCGAAAGCATTGCCAAGGCGGTCTACGACCAGCTGATGAAGCTGTGCTATTTCGCCCAAACGGCTGGTTCTATCCCCGGCTCGCTTTATGCCGAAAAACTGATCTCGAAGATGCCAGGCATGAGCCGGGTCTATTACACCAACTCAGGATCCGAGGCCAACGAGAAGGCCTTTAAGATGGTGCGCCAGATCGCGCACAAACGTTTTGGCGGCAAGAAACACAAGATCCTGTATCGTGATCGCGACTACCACGGCGGCACCTTGGCCACTATGTCGGCCGGCGGTCAGGACGAGCGCGTGATGCAGTATGGACCACTGGCGCCGGGCTTTGTCCGCGTGCCGCACTGCATGGAATACCGCAACCACGAGCAGGGTCTGGATCACCTGTCGAGCGAAGAATACGGCATTGCCTCGGCCAATCTGATCGAAGAGGTCATCCTGCGCGAAGGTGCTGATACCATTGGCGCATTGTGCCTGGAGCCGGTGACTGCGGGTGGTGGTGTTATCACGCCTCCGCCTGGTTACTGGGATCGGGTGCAGGAGATCTGCAAGAAGTATGACATCCTGCTGCACATCGACGAAGTTGTCTGTGGCGTCGGCCGCACCGGCACCTGGTTTGGCTATCAGCAATACGGCATCAAGCCGGATATCGTAACCATGGCCAAAGGCGTGGCCTCGGGTTATGCGGCGATTGCGCTCTGTGTCACCACCGAAGCGGTGTTTGACATGTTCAAGGACGATCCAAGCGATCCCCTTGGCTTTTTCCGTGATATCTCAACCTTTGGTGGCTGTACTGCTGGCCCGGCGGCGGCGCTGGAAAACATGCGGATCATCGAAGACGAGGACCTGCTGGGCAACTGTAATGCCATGGGCGACCGTATGATCGGCAACCTGCAGGGGCTGATGGAAAAGCACAAAGTGATCGGCGACGTGCGCGGCAAGGGCCTGTTCCTGGGCGCCGAGCTGGTTGCAGATCGTGGCACCAAAGATCCGGTAACCGAAGCACAGATCGCGCAAGTGGCTGCCGAATGCGGCGCCCAAGGCGTGATCATCGGCATGTCGAATAAATCCATTCCGGGCAGAAACAACGTGCTGTGCTTCTCGCCTGCGCTAATCGCCACGGCGGATGACATCGACGAAATCACCGAGTCGGTGGACAAAGCCCTGACCAAAGTCTTTGGCTAA